In one window of Streptomyces sp. FXJ1.172 DNA:
- a CDS encoding JmjC domain-containing protein produces the protein MEHRLINAIETALGWSGAEELGKGFARGGLDDPALLSRLLTPNRLLDIVMRRSLNRPQFRCFQKGVEVHPAVYYTDSVSPRGQSIPMVNMGSLGNLLREGATLILDQANVFDPTMEAACRALQWWSHERVQVNAYLTTNDAAGFPLHWDDHDVVIVQLAGEKEWEVRAASRKVPMYRDSDPNTIPSDEIIWSGVMRTGDVMHIPRGHWHQATRTGSGSGKSLHVTFGITKRTGAAWLAWLADWSREHEIFRHDLDRWHVPDSAALTEAATALLGERSPADYLAAYEQETTLPRHVPFLDILGPLDAVVCTTHFPPRIRESGETVDVLASGKRLTLAAKALPALRLLLSGRPVVLEQATAVAGAEVVEVAEILVKEELCAVLTPELSSGYTGLVTNAGS, from the coding sequence ATGGAACATCGGTTGATCAACGCGATCGAGACAGCACTCGGATGGAGCGGGGCCGAGGAGCTGGGCAAGGGTTTCGCGCGGGGCGGTCTGGACGACCCCGCGCTCCTCTCCCGCCTCCTGACCCCCAACCGGCTGCTCGACATCGTCATGCGCAGGAGCCTGAACCGCCCGCAGTTCCGGTGCTTCCAGAAGGGTGTGGAGGTACACCCGGCTGTCTACTACACAGACAGCGTCAGCCCCCGGGGCCAGAGCATCCCCATGGTCAACATGGGAAGCCTCGGAAACCTCCTGCGAGAAGGCGCGACGCTCATCCTCGACCAGGCCAACGTCTTCGACCCGACGATGGAGGCCGCGTGCCGGGCGTTGCAGTGGTGGTCCCATGAGCGTGTGCAGGTCAACGCGTACCTGACGACGAACGACGCCGCCGGCTTCCCCCTGCACTGGGACGACCACGACGTCGTGATCGTGCAGCTGGCTGGCGAGAAGGAGTGGGAGGTGCGCGCGGCTTCCCGCAAGGTCCCCATGTACCGGGACTCCGACCCCAACACCATCCCGAGCGACGAGATCATCTGGTCCGGAGTGATGCGGACCGGTGACGTCATGCACATCCCCCGAGGCCATTGGCACCAGGCGACCAGGACCGGCAGCGGCTCGGGGAAGAGCCTCCATGTCACGTTCGGCATCACCAAACGTACCGGCGCCGCCTGGCTCGCCTGGCTTGCCGACTGGAGCCGCGAGCACGAGATCTTCAGGCACGATCTGGACCGCTGGCACGTCCCCGACAGCGCGGCTCTGACCGAGGCCGCCACGGCATTGCTCGGCGAGCGCTCCCCGGCCGACTATCTGGCCGCGTACGAGCAGGAGACGACCCTGCCCAGGCATGTGCCGTTCCTCGACATCCTCGGGCCGCTCGACGCCGTCGTGTGCACCACCCACTTCCCTCCCCGGATACGGGAGAGCGGGGAGACCGTCGATGTCCTGGCCTCGGGGAAGAGGCTGACCCTCGCGGCCAAGGCCCTGCCGGCGCTGCGTCTGCTGTTGAGCGGCAGGCCGGTTGTGCTGGAACAGGCCACGGCCGTCGCAGGGGCCGAAGTGGTGGAGGTCGCCGAGATCCTGGTGAAGGAGGAGCTGTGCGCGGTCCTGACCCCCGAGTTGTCCTCGGGCTACACCGGTCTCGTCACGAACGCCGGCTCCTGA
- a CDS encoding ATP-binding protein, whose product MPTLVHRFVLSGIESEVSPARREIVDKVRAWGVPLDEEIADAIRLVASELITNAVVHGAGPITVTLFNRPGCLLIDVLDGDPSVPRTGRAQPDDENGRGLALVRLLSARCAWEPAGAGKRVWAEMALPMAVETSTAAAGPRGLFAMWAKHRDGAEPKSLTMRVA is encoded by the coding sequence ATGCCCACGCTCGTCCATCGGTTCGTCCTCTCGGGTATCGAATCCGAGGTGTCCCCGGCTCGGCGCGAGATCGTCGACAAGGTACGCGCATGGGGTGTGCCACTGGACGAGGAGATCGCCGACGCCATCCGACTCGTCGCCTCGGAGCTCATCACCAACGCCGTTGTCCACGGGGCAGGGCCGATCACCGTCACCCTGTTCAACCGGCCCGGTTGCTTGCTGATCGATGTCCTGGACGGCGACCCGTCGGTTCCGCGGACAGGGCGTGCCCAACCGGATGACGAGAACGGGCGCGGCTTGGCGTTGGTCCGACTGCTCTCGGCGCGCTGTGCCTGGGAGCCCGCCGGCGCCGGTAAGCGGGTATGGGCCGAGATGGCGCTGCCCATGGCGGTGGAGACGAGCACGGCTGCCGCTGGACCGCGTGGCTTATTCGCGATGTGGGCCAAGCACCGGGATGGGGCCGAGCCCAAGTCGCTGACAATGAGGGTCGCCTGA
- a CDS encoding transcriptional regulator has product MPTEPLAVHPLAFLLQTRGWGKGEFARLMQDHGRKLGIPLATNRTTVWKWAQGQEPDADAQRVLADLLGVPYEQARAEGWPRWLPVWEVTGLTAPWTEAGTVEALSDLVGSGRMDRRGFLTITGAALTGLAASWVDAPSAMAAALNGDRVTDTMVSTIEQRISTLRTLDDQLGGARLLEQARGDLALVTGLLSGGRYTDKVRLRLYALAARVSHLTGWMAYDAGLRSAGQRYYVGALRSARTADDDAFGAFILAEMGVHVSEAGRTAERVDLISTAIDNAPRSLSPRTQSFLYLHKAEALSRDGDHREAGTALNRATSLWEGHVTDENPDWLDWFGEAQLRSTEGKVLLRSGQVERATSSLETSVTRAAPRDKAVRSSRLAEARLAGGDLEGALDAANYGAELLEDSVSSIRALDRLKEFSTRLEPHKSVPPVREFRERLQELSVVV; this is encoded by the coding sequence GTGCCTACCGAGCCGTTAGCAGTCCACCCGCTGGCCTTCCTCCTCCAGACGCGTGGATGGGGCAAGGGCGAGTTCGCCCGGCTCATGCAAGACCACGGGAGGAAGCTCGGGATCCCGCTCGCGACCAACCGGACGACTGTATGGAAGTGGGCACAGGGCCAGGAGCCGGACGCGGACGCCCAGCGCGTCCTCGCCGACCTGCTGGGCGTCCCGTACGAGCAGGCGCGTGCGGAGGGATGGCCCCGCTGGCTCCCCGTCTGGGAGGTGACCGGACTCACCGCTCCGTGGACAGAGGCCGGTACCGTCGAGGCATTGTCCGATCTTGTGGGGAGTGGACGGATGGACCGCAGAGGCTTCCTCACCATCACAGGAGCAGCCCTGACCGGTCTCGCGGCGAGTTGGGTGGACGCACCCTCCGCCATGGCTGCGGCACTCAACGGTGACCGGGTCACGGACACGATGGTCTCGACGATCGAGCAGCGCATCAGCACCCTCCGCACACTCGACGACCAGCTTGGCGGTGCTCGACTACTGGAACAGGCCCGAGGCGACCTGGCTCTGGTCACCGGTCTCCTCAGCGGTGGCCGCTACACCGACAAGGTCAGGCTCCGGCTGTACGCGCTGGCGGCCCGGGTGTCGCACCTGACCGGATGGATGGCCTACGACGCCGGCCTACGGTCCGCAGGGCAGCGCTACTACGTCGGAGCCCTGCGCAGCGCCCGCACCGCCGATGACGACGCGTTCGGCGCGTTCATCCTCGCGGAGATGGGCGTGCACGTCTCCGAGGCCGGGCGCACCGCTGAGCGTGTCGACCTCATCTCGACCGCCATCGACAACGCGCCACGCTCTCTGTCGCCCCGCACCCAGTCGTTCCTCTACCTGCACAAGGCAGAGGCGCTCTCACGCGACGGCGACCACCGCGAGGCAGGCACGGCACTCAACCGTGCCACCTCCCTCTGGGAGGGCCACGTGACGGACGAGAACCCTGACTGGCTCGACTGGTTCGGCGAGGCACAACTGAGATCGACCGAGGGGAAGGTCCTGTTGCGCTCGGGGCAGGTGGAACGCGCGACCAGTTCCCTGGAGACTTCCGTGACGCGAGCCGCCCCCCGGGACAAGGCGGTACGGTCCAGCCGTCTGGCTGAGGCGCGGCTCGCCGGCGGTGACCTGGAGGGTGCGTTGGACGCCGCGAACTACGGCGCCGAACTGCTGGAGGACAGTGTCAGCTCCATTCGGGCCCTGGACCGCCTCAAGGAGTTCTCCACACGGCTGGAGCCGCACAAGTCCGTACCTCCCGTTCGCGAGTTCCGCGAGCGCCTGCAGGAACTGTCCGTCGTCGTTTGA